The stretch of DNA GGGGCAGGCTGGCCTGCTCCAGGGCGGCGTAGGCTTCTTCGGCTTTGATGCGATTCTCTAAAACGGCGACCAGGTAATTCATTGCAGGTGACGAGAGGGCAATGGACAGGGGGCAACACAAACGGTGGGTATAGCCCCATTTGATATTATGACCTGCCAGCGATCGCCCCAGGGCCAGGTCGTCCATTGATCCAAATCGAGATCTCCGGTCTGTTGCGATCGCCCCGGTCAGATCAGGTCTGTCCCCCAGGACACACCGTAGACCACTGATCCAGATTGGCCCGCGACTGAATAAAGCCGGTCAGTTCCCCCCGGTAGGCGATCAGGCGGGCGCGATCGGCGGAGGTGGGCGGTATCAGCACCACCAGGCGATCGACCGAGGCGGCGGCGCAGGCCCAGTCGCTGGCCGCTACGGCCTCAGCCAAAAGGGCTTGACGCTGCACAATTTCAGCCTGTTTAGCAGCCTCGGCCCGATCGCGGGCAATGTAGGTTTCCATATTGCGAATGGCGGCGGTGGCGTAGCGATCGCCCGGTCGAAACCCCAGGGCCCGGCGAAAGTTGATCAGTGCTGTGTGGTAGTCCTTGCGCTCGGCGGCGGAGTAGCCCGCCAGCATAGCGTAGCGGTAGGACTGCGCTCGCGATTGCTGGCGCGACTGCTTGAGGCGGCTCTGGGGGGAAACCTCTGCCGCCGCCGCTGCATCCAACAGCGCCGGAGTCTTAGCCACCGCCTGCCCCAAACCACCGCCTGCCAGAGCCAACCCCAGCGCCAAGCCCGTCGCTACCTTGCCCACAGTCCCCATCGCTGCCATCCTTATTGCTGCCACGCTACACGCCTGTTTAGGGTAGCGAATTTTTGAGCAGCCGCAGCACCAATCTCTGCCAGCCCTGGGTACCGTCCCTAGGTCGAGCGGTTCAGAGCTTTAGCAGTCAGAGATCCCGCAATCATGGCGGCCAGAAACAGCAGCGGATTGGCAGACCCCAAACCTAGGGCCGCGATCGCCGGGCCCGGACAATACCCCCCCAGCCCCCAACCCACGCCGAATAGGGCGGCACCGAGCACCAGGGGGCGATCGATATCGTTGCGGGTGGGCAGGTAAAACTTGCGGTCAAACAGCGGGGTGGGCCGCCGTAACACAAACCGAAAGCTGATCAGCGTCACCACCACGGCCCCACCCAGGACAAAGGCTAAGGTGGCATCCCAACGGCCAAACAGGTCGAGAAAGCCGATCACCCGCTGGGGGTCGATCATCTGCGAAAAGCCCAGGCCCAGGCCAAACAGTAGCCCGGCGGCCAGGGCCACCAGGTTTTGGGCCAGGGTGTTGGGGGTGGATGCGCTACGGGTAGTCATAGTAGTTCCTTCTAAATTGCGCTAGGCTCAGCCCAGCAGGTGGCGGGTGATGAATACAGTGACAATGCCGGTGGCCATAAAGCTGAGGACAGCGACGAGCGATCGCCCCGACAGCCGCCCCAGCCCGCAGACCCCATGGCCGCTGGTGCAGCCATTGCCCAGGCGGGTGCCGTAGCCCACCAGCAGCCCGGCCACCACCATGGTGACCGGGGCGAAGGGGTAGGTGGGGGTGGGCTGCGGGGCCAGGGCATATTCGTACACCAGCCCCCCAACCACCAATCCCAGCAAAAACAGCCAGCGCCAGGCCTCAGCGGCGGCAAAGGTCATAGCCCCATTCACCATGCCGCTGATGCCCGCAATTCGCCCGTTGAAGGCCAGCAGCAGCGTGGCACTGAGGCCAATTAGAATGCCGCCAAACAGGCCGCAGAGCCATTCCGTAGGCATGACAAATCCTCAATTGGCTAATTAACGATATAGTAATATAGTTTATCGCTAAATAGAACTCTGCTTCGACGTTCTCCTTGAGCTGCGGTATCCATATCGTCCCTACGCTCCAGCGTAGGGACGATTTCGAGGGTTCCTGTCACCGGCGTTGCTGAATTGAGTAATGAATCTGTAAACTTGACATCCTTTCATCGCCCCCTAAATCCCCCTATTCTGGGGGACTTTGAGATTTCGGCTCCCCCAGAATTGGGGAGCTGGGGGGCATATCATACCTGCATTCAGCAACGCCCCATCACCAACCTAGGGTTTTTGTACCCGCCGGTCAGTCAGCGGCTTAGCCCGCTTGATGAATTCCTTGTCGAAGGTATATAGGGTAGAGCAGTGCTGGCTGGTGGCTAAATACAGGGCGTCAGCAAAATCCAGGCCATTTTCGTACCACTGCAGGACCTGGGCGATGAGGTTTTCATTGGTGAGGTACACATTGGGTAGCCCAAAGACCTTTCTCAAAGCGGTGCAAATCTCATGGGCATTGAAGTCGTAGGCAAAGCGTAATACCCCTTCCGTCTCTAAAATCACTGTGTCTGGGACAAAGATTTCGGGGTTTTGAAAGAGGTCTACGCTGGCCCTGTGCTGGGCTTCGTCATCCTGGGTGATGAGCCGCACCAGTATGTTAGTGTCAACGGCGATCATGCCACTGCTCCAGCACGCCCTGGCGCAGAG from Leptolyngbya sp. KIOST-1 encodes:
- a CDS encoding DUF6691 family protein, whose translation is MTTRSASTPNTLAQNLVALAAGLLFGLGLGFSQMIDPQRVIGFLDLFGRWDATLAFVLGGAVVVTLISFRFVLRRPTPLFDRKFYLPTRNDIDRPLVLGAALFGVGWGLGGYCPGPAIAALGLGSANPLLFLAAMIAGSLTAKALNRST
- a CDS encoding YeeE/YedE family protein — its product is MPTEWLCGLFGGILIGLSATLLLAFNGRIAGISGMVNGAMTFAAAEAWRWLFLLGLVVGGLVYEYALAPQPTPTYPFAPVTMVVAGLLVGYGTRLGNGCTSGHGVCGLGRLSGRSLVAVLSFMATGIVTVFITRHLLG
- a CDS encoding type II toxin-antitoxin system VapC family toxin yields the protein MIAVDTNILVRLITQDDEAQHRASVDLFQNPEIFVPDTVILETEGVLRFAYDFNAHEICTALRKVFGLPNVYLTNENLIAQVLQWYENGLDFADALYLATSQHCSTLYTFDKEFIKRAKPLTDRRVQKP